The following coding sequences lie in one Oreochromis niloticus isolate F11D_XX unplaced genomic scaffold, O_niloticus_UMD_NMBU tig00000040_pilon, whole genome shotgun sequence genomic window:
- the LOC109200564 gene encoding uncharacterized protein LOC109200564: MKKAQSMSSPAKTETPSSKRYHPADSPGTTSPAGKDIVDILESIDKRLSSFDARLSLVEILHREFQSLKESLEFSQKQVETLAAENATLWDSVKSLTENVTQLNLENKKIKETVMDLQARSMRDNLVFSGIPESAGEDPETTVRSFIKIHLKLPEDTVKNIGFERVHRIGAPKTGSGRPRPIVAKFGHFKQKEQVKSRGRELKGTDFSVNDQFPREILERRRVLFPVRRSFIQKGSRAVIAVDRLYVDG; the protein is encoded by the exons ATGAAGAAGGCCCAGAGCATGTCTTCCCCGGCCAAAACTGAGACGCCATCATCTAAAAGATATCACCCGGCAGACtcccccggcacaacatcgCCTGCCGGCAAAGATATCGTCGACATCCTGGAGTCAATCGATAAGCGATTGTCCAGTTTTGATGCGAGGCTGTCCCTGGTGGAGATCTTACACCGGGAATTTCAATCTCTAAAagaatccctggagttcagccagaAGCAGGTGGAAACACTTGCTGCAGAAAACGCCACGCTATGGGACTCGGTCAAATCTCTAACCGAAAATGTGACCCAATTAAacttagaaaataaaaaaataaaagagaccgTTATGGATTTACAAGCCCGTAGCATGAGAGATAATCTTGTgttttctggtattccagaGTCTGCCGGAGAGGACCCGGAAACGACCGTGAGAAGCTTCATTAAAAtccacctgaagctgccggaggacacgGTGAAAAACATAGGGTTTGAAAGAGTGCATCGCATCGGGGCTCCGAAGACAGGAAGCGGGAGACCGCGTCCTATTgtggccaaattcggccacttTAAGCAGAAGGAGCAGGTGAAGAGTCGCGGCAGAGAGCTGaaaggaacggacttcagcgtgaacgaccagttccccaGAGAGATTctggaacgacgcagggtcctGTTCCCAGTCCGACGTAGTTTTATTCAGAAAGGCTCCCGGGCTGTCATCGCCGTGGACCGGCTCTACGTGGACGGAT AG